ATCGGGGCGATGGGGGAGGGCCCCGAGATCCCGCTGGCGATGCGGTGTTGCGCATGGTAGGACGGACTTCGTGCCGATGTTGACAACCGAGGGACGGGCTCCTGTAGGGTCGCGCCGATTCGAGGGTCCCCGTCGATGCCCGCAGACCCCCTCGGAGGGGCGGTGCGCGGGGCGTCTCGGCTCACTTTTTCCCGCGTGATCGAGACAAGGGGGACGACGGTGAGAACACGCTCGTGGGGCTGGCGCCTTGCGGCGATGGCGGCCTGCGCGGTGCTGGCGGTCGGGGTGGCCGCATGCGGCGACGACGACGACGGTGACGCCGCCGACACCACCGGATCCGGCGACGCAGAGATCACGCTGCGGCTCGGTTACGTCACGGCGCCGGAGCACCCGTACGGCATCGCCATCGACAACTTCATCAAGGAGGTCGACACGGCCTCCGGCGGGTCCATCGCCATCGAGGCCCTCCCCAACTACCAGGGCGGCGACGTGCCGCTGCTCCAGGACGTCCGCGGCGGCGCGGTCGACATGGCCTCGGTGTCCTCCGCGGTGTGGGGGACCCAGGGCGTCAACTGCTTCGACGCGCTGCAGGCCCTCGGCCTGATCACCCGCTACGACCTCGAGCGCGAGGTCATCACCGGCCCGATCGGCGAGGAGATGCTCGCCTGCACCGACGCCGTCGGCCTGAAGGGCCTCGGCATCCACGAGGGCGGCCTCCGCAAGCCGCTCGGCGCGAAGAAGGCCCTGACGAGCCCCGCCGACTTCGACGGCCTCACCATCCGGACCCCCGAGTCCGGGGTGCTGGAGACCGGCATCCGCGCCCTCGGCGCCGACCCGACCGCGATCCCGCTGCCCGACACCTACGCCGCCCTCCGCGACGGCACCGTCGACGGGATGGAGGCCAACCTCGGCCTGATCCAGACGGTCAAGCTCTACGAGGTCGCCGACTTCGTCACCGCGAACGTCAACCTCTGGCCGTTCCCGACGGTCCTCGTCATGAACCAGGCCAAGTTCGACGCCCTCAGCGCCGACCAGCAGGCGATCATCACCGACGCCGCCGCGAACATCGCCGGCTTCTCGATCGACTTCTTCGAGGCGCCGAGCGAGCTCGTCACGACGCTCTGCGGGGAGGGCCTGAAGTTCGCCATCGCCAGCGACGCCGACCTCACCGCCTTCGGGAAGGTGTCCGAGACCGTCGTCACCGAGCTCTCCAAGGACGCCGAGACGAAGGGCTTCATCGACCAGATCCAGGCGCTCAAGGACGGCCTGCCGGCCCCGCCGGCACCCGCCCCCCTGCCCGACGGCTGCGCGGCACCCGCCGGCTGACCCGGGGCGCGTCGTCGG
This region of Miltoncostaea oceani genomic DNA includes:
- a CDS encoding TRAP transporter substrate-binding protein gives rise to the protein MRTRSWGWRLAAMAACAVLAVGVAACGDDDDGDAADTTGSGDAEITLRLGYVTAPEHPYGIAIDNFIKEVDTASGGSIAIEALPNYQGGDVPLLQDVRGGAVDMASVSSAVWGTQGVNCFDALQALGLITRYDLEREVITGPIGEEMLACTDAVGLKGLGIHEGGLRKPLGAKKALTSPADFDGLTIRTPESGVLETGIRALGADPTAIPLPDTYAALRDGTVDGMEANLGLIQTVKLYEVADFVTANVNLWPFPTVLVMNQAKFDALSADQQAIITDAAANIAGFSIDFFEAPSELVTTLCGEGLKFAIASDADLTAFGKVSETVVTELSKDAETKGFIDQIQALKDGLPAPPAPAPLPDGCAAPAG